TCATTTTTGTTTTTTTCAACTTTTATAACTTCTCCTTCTATCTTTTCCTCCATATCATCAATGGTTATATATATATTATTGCCTTTTTCTAATTCATCAATTTTATTTTCATCATTAACCTTTACCATTATATACCACTCAAGGTTATCGATTACTTTATAAACTGGTTCTCCTATTTTTAAATTAGTATTAGATTCTGTTTTTTTTATATTCTGATCAATATTTTTAAAATCTCTAGAACTATAGTTTAGTATATTATCTGCGGAAAAAGTTTCTTCTAATCCATCTATTTCAAAAGAAATTATACCTGATTCTTCAGAATAATAATATATTGCGTTATCAGATATTTCTTTTTGTAATTGTTCTTTTCTTTTTTTCAGTTCTTCTAAACTCTGGGATGCTAAAGTATTATCTCCCTCTAAAATTCTCTGTTTTTCAGAATATAGATCTAGCTCGTCCTTCAATAAGTTAGCTCTATTATAATCTCCTTCAAAGATTTTAGATTGCAATTGATTTACAATGGAATCAATATTTAACTGATTTTTTTCCTTATCTTCTTCTGTTAAATTTTTATTTCCGCTTAAACTTTCTAAGGATTCAATTTTTTTATTTATATCATCCATTTCTGAGGTTAATGTAGATTTATCACCTATTAGAGATAGTTGTCCCACTTTTGTTCCTACTCCTATCCTATCTCCCTGGCCTTTGTCGAAGGAAATTTTTCCTTCACCGTCAGCTTTATAAACCTTTTCTTTTTTTATTATAATTCCTTCACCTTCAACCTTTTCGTCTAATGTACCTCTTTCAGCTAGGGTAGTTTTTAATGTGGAAGCAATAAAATTAGGAACACTTCTAAATACTAAATAACATATTATAAAAACAATGAAAATCATTCTATACTTTCTTTTCTTCTGTCTCTTGCTGTTTCGCCCCCCCCTCAGCATTAAAATCACCCTTTATTTTCATAATTAAGTTAATAATATTTGTAACAATTTCACTATGATACAACTTTTCAGGCTTTAATCATATAAAATTCGCCGTTATTTTTAAAAATCCTTCTAATATATCAATCTACTTTTAAAATGTTTTAAAAAACTTACCATATTTACTTATTATTTTAAACTTTATTATATTATCTATATTTAGATTTCTTATTTTATCATCATAGGTTACCATT
This is a stretch of genomic DNA from Tissierellales bacterium. It encodes these proteins:
- a CDS encoding HlyD family efflux transporter periplasmic adaptor subunit — its product is MLRGGRNSKRQKKRKYRMIFIVFIICYLVFRSVPNFIASTLKTTLAERGTLDEKVEGEGIIIKKEKVYKADGEGKISFDKGQGDRIGVGTKVGQLSLIGDKSTLTSEMDDINKKIESLESLSGNKNLTEEDKEKNQLNIDSIVNQLQSKIFEGDYNRANLLKDELDLYSEKQRILEGDNTLASQSLEELKKRKEQLQKEISDNAIYYYSEESGIISFEIDGLEETFSADNILNYSSRDFKNIDQNIKKTESNTNLKIGEPVYKVIDNLEWYIMVKVNDENKIDELEKGNNIYITIDDMEEKIEGEVIKVEKNKNDSVVIVKCSNYLHNYYNKRYVKADLIKKSHEGIKLPAKAITNKDGIDGVYVKDMSGIIRFRPIKLLGKNEEYAVVAEGDKNHMIKLEGMDKYKMTITLHDEILSNTTRIKEGQIVN